A stretch of the Agelaius phoeniceus isolate bAgePho1 chromosome 1, bAgePho1.hap1, whole genome shotgun sequence genome encodes the following:
- the EBAG9 gene encoding receptor-binding cancer antigen expressed on SiSo cells codes for MAITQFRLFKVCTCLAAVLSFIKKLICRSGRGRKLSGDQITLPTTVDYSSVPKQPEVEDWSSWDEDAPTSVKIEGGNGNVAAQQNSLEQMEPDYFKDMAPTIRKTQKIVIKKREPLNFGIPEGNTGFSSRLAATQDIPFIHQSPELGDLDTWQENTNAWEEEEDAAWQAEEVLRQQKIAEREKRAAEQQRKKMEKEAQRLMKKEQNKIGVKLS; via the exons ATGGCCATAACACAGTTTCGACTCTTTAAAGTCTGTACTTGCCTGGCAGCAGTGCtttctttcattaaaaagtTAATATGCAG gtctgGAAGAGGGCGAAAGTTAAGTGGAGACCAAATAACTTTGCCAACCACAGTGGATTATTCATCTGTTCCTAAGCAG CCTGAAGTAGAAGACTGGTCTTCATGGGATGAAGATGCACCTACAAGTGTGAAGATTGAAGGTGGTAATGGTAATGTGGCTGCTCAGCAAAATTCTTTGGAACAAATGGAACCTGATTATTTCAAAGATATGGCACCAACTATAAGAAAAACTCAAAAA aTAGTTATTAAAAAACGAGAGCCTTTAAATTTTGGGATTCCAGAGGGAAACACAGGATTCTCTAGCAGATTAGCAGCCACACAAGATATTCCTTTTATTCACCAATCT CCTGAACTGGGAGACCTGGATACTTGGCAAGAAAATACAAATGCctgggaagaagaggaagatgcTGCTTGGCAGGCAGAAGAAGTTCTTAG ACAACAGAAGAtagcagaaagggaaaaaagagcagcagaacaacagcgaaagaaaatggagaaagagGCACAAAGGCTAAtgaaaaaggaacaaaacaaaattggTGTAAAACTGTCCTAA